The Heyndrickxia vini genome contains a region encoding:
- a CDS encoding HD-GYP domain-containing protein, with product MKINIEGLRVGATLAKDVMGMTSSPIIPRGTVITLEHIEVLKAFFIREVEIESSSNGQKMQKGASEPKPEVNVTRTEQVKTQSIFPYLFSESVKKYKADFQKWQSGTVIDIANVRDYLYPLLEAAEEENITLSSLYVNNQEDYIYYHSISVGVLSGLIAKRMGDNKGRYYQTALAGCLANAGMAKISPKIITKQMTLTDSEKAEIQEHPNYSLKMVQNSPLLKPETKLAIFQHHERLDGSGYPMGVKGKQYYPMSRIVAAVDVFHALVSDRLYKKRLAPLKALEIMKIDEFGKYDLEVINTLLPMIANLSIGTKVKISNDSIGEVIFTKQTAPIRPLIRLNDGEIIDLEKERNLYIEEVY from the coding sequence ATGAAAATAAATATAGAAGGATTACGTGTAGGAGCTACGTTGGCAAAGGATGTAATGGGAATGACTAGTTCCCCAATTATCCCTAGAGGAACTGTTATAACATTAGAACATATAGAAGTTTTAAAAGCATTTTTTATTAGAGAAGTTGAGATAGAAAGTAGTTCTAATGGCCAGAAGATGCAAAAGGGAGCAAGTGAACCTAAACCTGAAGTAAATGTAACCAGAACAGAACAAGTAAAAACCCAATCCATCTTTCCATATTTATTTTCAGAATCAGTTAAAAAGTACAAAGCTGATTTTCAAAAATGGCAGTCTGGGACTGTAATAGATATAGCTAATGTAAGAGATTATTTATATCCCTTATTGGAAGCAGCCGAGGAAGAAAACATCACTCTTAGCTCTCTTTATGTAAATAATCAAGAAGATTATATATACTATCACTCTATTTCAGTTGGAGTTCTTAGTGGATTAATCGCCAAAAGAATGGGTGATAATAAAGGACGCTATTATCAAACTGCATTAGCAGGATGCTTAGCAAATGCTGGTATGGCAAAAATTTCACCAAAAATTATTACGAAACAAATGACTTTAACTGACAGTGAAAAGGCAGAAATTCAAGAACACCCAAATTATAGTTTGAAAATGGTACAAAATAGTCCGTTACTTAAACCAGAAACAAAATTAGCAATCTTTCAGCATCATGAGAGACTTGATGGTAGCGGCTATCCGATGGGGGTAAAAGGGAAACAATATTACCCTATGTCTAGAATTGTTGCCGCCGTTGATGTATTTCATGCGTTAGTATCAGACCGTCTTTATAAAAAGAGACTAGCACCTCTTAAAGCTTTGGAGATAATGAAAATAGATGAATTCGGTAAATATGATTTGGAAGTAATAAATACTCTTTTACCGATGATTGCTAATCTTTCAATCGGCACGAAGGTAAAGATATCAAACGACTCTATCGGAGAGGTAATCTTTACTAAACAAACTGCACCAATAAGGCCACTTATCAGACTGAATGACGGAGAAATCATAGACTTAGAAAAAGAAAGAAATTTATATATAGAAGAAGTATACTAG
- the gyrA gene encoding DNA gyrase subunit A produces MAETPSSNIKEINLSQEMRTSFLDYAMSVIVSRALPDVRDGLKPVHRRILYAMNDLGMTSDKAFKKSARIVGEVIGKYHPHGDSAVYETMVRMAQDFSYRYMLVDGHGNFGSIDGDSAAAMRYTEARMSKISMELLRDINKDTIDYQDNYDGSEREPVVLPSRFPNLLVNGTSGIAVGMATNIPPHQLGEVIDGVLALSKDPDITIQELMEFIPGPDFPTAGLIVGRSGIRRAYETGKGSITLRARVEIEQKANGKETIIVKEIPYQVNKAKLVERIAELVRDKKIDGITDLRDESDRTGMRVVIEVRRDANANVLLNNLYKHTALQTTFGINTLALVDGQPKVLNLKQCLYHYLEHQKIIIRRRTEFELRKAEARAHILEGLRIALDHIDEIISLIRSSQTTEIARNGLMEQFSLSEKQAQAILDMRLQRLTGLEREKIEEEYQELLKLIAELKAVLADEEKVLEIIREELIEIKERFNDNRKTEIVSGGIEQIEDEDLIPRENIVISLTHNGYIKRLPISTYRSQKRGGRGVQGMGTNEDDFVEHLLTTSTHDTILFFTNKGKVFRSKGYEIPEYSRTAKGIPIINLLGIEKDEEINAIIRVEEFVEDSFLFFTTKRGISKRTPLTDFANIRTNGLIAIHLREEDELISVKLTDGNKDMIIGTKNGMLIRFPEIDVRSMGRTATGVKGITLTGDDEVVGMEILEENDDVLIVTINGYGKRTNSSEYRIQSRGGKGLKTCNITEKNGNLIAVKTVTGEEDLMLITAGGVLIRMAVGDISQLGRNTQGVKLIRLGEDEHVATVAKVEKEEEEESSNQEELEVVNDNNQETEEKE; encoded by the coding sequence ATGGCTGAAACACCAAGTTCAAATATTAAAGAAATAAATTTAAGTCAGGAAATGCGTACATCTTTCTTGGATTATGCGATGAGTGTCATTGTTTCACGTGCACTTCCAGATGTTCGTGATGGATTAAAACCAGTACATCGCCGAATTCTTTATGCGATGAACGATTTAGGTATGACATCGGACAAAGCATTTAAGAAGTCCGCACGTATCGTTGGGGAAGTAATCGGTAAGTACCATCCACATGGTGATTCGGCTGTTTATGAGACGATGGTTCGTATGGCTCAAGATTTCAGCTATCGCTATATGCTTGTAGATGGACATGGTAACTTTGGATCTATTGATGGTGACTCTGCGGCTGCAATGCGTTATACAGAAGCTCGTATGTCTAAAATATCAATGGAATTACTTCGCGATATTAATAAGGACACAATTGATTATCAAGATAACTATGATGGTTCTGAGAGAGAACCCGTTGTGCTGCCATCAAGGTTTCCTAATTTATTAGTCAACGGTACTTCCGGTATTGCTGTAGGTATGGCGACCAATATTCCACCACATCAACTTGGGGAAGTCATTGATGGAGTATTGGCTTTGAGTAAGGATCCTGATATTACAATTCAAGAATTGATGGAGTTTATACCAGGGCCGGATTTCCCTACTGCTGGATTAATTGTTGGAAGAAGCGGAATTAGACGTGCCTATGAAACTGGGAAAGGCTCAATTACGCTAAGGGCACGTGTAGAAATTGAACAAAAGGCAAACGGAAAAGAAACCATTATTGTTAAAGAAATTCCATACCAAGTGAATAAAGCAAAGCTTGTGGAAAGAATCGCTGAACTTGTACGTGATAAAAAAATTGATGGAATAACAGATTTAAGAGATGAATCAGACCGTACTGGTATGCGCGTAGTTATTGAAGTACGAAGAGATGCAAATGCAAATGTTCTTTTAAATAATTTATATAAACATACTGCATTACAAACCACATTCGGAATCAATACGCTAGCACTAGTTGATGGCCAACCGAAAGTATTAAATTTAAAACAATGTTTATACCATTATTTAGAACATCAAAAGATTATTATTCGTCGTAGAACAGAATTCGAATTGAGAAAAGCTGAAGCAAGGGCACATATATTAGAGGGATTACGCATTGCTCTCGATCACATTGATGAAATTATTAGTTTGATTCGTTCTTCACAAACAACAGAGATCGCAAGAAATGGCTTAATGGAACAATTTTCTCTATCTGAAAAGCAAGCTCAAGCCATTCTTGATATGCGTCTCCAACGTTTAACTGGATTAGAACGTGAGAAGATTGAAGAAGAGTATCAAGAATTGCTAAAACTAATTGCTGAATTAAAAGCGGTCTTAGCAGATGAAGAAAAGGTACTAGAAATTATTCGTGAAGAATTGATAGAAATCAAGGAACGTTTTAATGATAATAGGAAGACAGAAATTGTATCAGGTGGGATTGAACAAATTGAAGATGAGGATTTAATTCCTCGTGAAAATATTGTTATCAGTTTAACCCATAATGGATACATTAAGCGCCTGCCAATCTCGACATATAGAAGCCAAAAACGTGGTGGACGAGGAGTCCAGGGCATGGGAACTAACGAAGACGATTTCGTTGAACATTTATTAACAACTTCAACCCATGATACGATCTTATTTTTTACTAATAAAGGGAAAGTTTTCCGTTCAAAAGGGTATGAAATTCCTGAGTATAGTCGAACAGCTAAAGGGATTCCAATTATCAACCTCCTTGGAATTGAAAAAGACGAGGAAATTAATGCAATCATTCGTGTAGAAGAATTTGTGGAAGATTCATTCTTATTCTTTACAACAAAACGGGGAATTTCTAAACGAACTCCACTAACTGATTTTGCTAATATACGAACAAATGGATTAATTGCTATTCATCTTCGTGAAGAAGACGAACTTATTTCAGTTAAGCTAACTGATGGAAATAAGGATATGATTATAGGTACTAAAAACGGCATGTTAATTCGTTTCCCAGAAATCGATGTTCGATCTATGGGAAGAACTGCTACAGGTGTTAAAGGAATCACACTAACTGGTGATGACGAAGTCGTTGGAATGGAAATTCTTGAAGAGAATGACGATGTTTTAATTGTCACTATTAATGGTTATGGGAAGCGTACTAATTCTTCAGAGTATCGAATTCAAAGCCGTGGCGGTAAAGGGTTAAAAACATGTAATATTACAGAAAAGAACGGAAACCTAATTGCAGTAAAAACTGTTACTGGCGAAGAGGATCTCATGCTTATAACTGCTGGAGGAGTCCTCATACGGATGGCAGTTGGCGATATTTCCCAACTTGGACGTAATACCCAAGGGGTTAAATTAATTCGCCTAGGTGAAGATGAACATGTTGCAACGGTTGCGAAGGTTGAAAAGGAAGAAGAAGAGGAATCTTCAAACCAAGAAGAATTAGAAGTTGTTAATGACAATAATCAAGAAACTGAAGAGAAAGAATAA
- the guaB gene encoding IMP dehydrogenase has product MWETKFAKEGLTFDDVLLVPAKSEVLPKDVNLQVELTKSLKLNIPIISAGMDTVTEAEMAISMARQGGLGIIHKNMSIEQQAEQVDKVKRSESGVITDPFFLTPDHQVFSAEHLMGKYRISGVPIVNNEEELKLVGILTNRDLRFIEDFSIQISDVMTKENLVTAPVGTTLNEAEKILQKHKIEKLPLVDENGVLKGLITIKDIEKVIEFPNSAKDSVGRLLVGAAVGVTKDTMKRVEALVKSNVDVIVIDTAHGHSKGVTDTVREIREAYPNLNIIAGNVATADATRELILAGADIVKVGIGPGSICTTRVVAGVGVPQITAIYDCATEARKHGKAIIADGGIKYSGDIVKALAAGGHVVMLGSLLAGTSESPGETEIFQGRRFKVYRGMGSVSAMEQGSKDRYFQEDAKKFVPEGIEGRLPYKGPLSDVIFQLLGGIRSGMGYCGTQDLQSLRDEAQFIKMTGAGLRESHPHDIQITKEAPNYSLS; this is encoded by the coding sequence ATGTGGGAAACTAAATTTGCTAAAGAAGGTTTAACATTTGATGACGTGTTACTAGTTCCAGCTAAATCTGAGGTATTACCAAAGGATGTAAATCTACAAGTAGAACTAACTAAATCTTTGAAGTTAAATATTCCAATTATCAGTGCCGGAATGGATACTGTTACAGAAGCTGAAATGGCAATTTCAATGGCAAGACAGGGTGGACTAGGAATTATCCACAAAAATATGAGCATTGAACAACAAGCTGAGCAGGTTGATAAAGTTAAACGTTCCGAAAGTGGAGTCATTACAGATCCCTTTTTTCTAACTCCTGATCATCAAGTTTTTAGCGCAGAACATTTAATGGGGAAATATCGAATTTCTGGTGTTCCGATTGTAAATAACGAAGAGGAACTAAAATTAGTAGGAATTCTTACAAACCGCGATTTGCGATTTATTGAAGACTTTTCAATTCAAATCTCAGATGTAATGACTAAAGAAAATTTAGTTACAGCTCCAGTAGGCACAACCTTAAATGAAGCAGAGAAAATTCTTCAGAAACATAAGATAGAAAAACTACCTCTAGTAGACGAAAATGGAGTTCTTAAAGGTTTAATTACAATTAAAGATATTGAAAAAGTAATTGAATTTCCTAATTCAGCTAAAGATAGCGTTGGCAGACTTCTCGTCGGTGCAGCTGTAGGTGTAACAAAAGATACAATGAAACGTGTTGAAGCACTTGTAAAATCAAATGTCGATGTTATTGTCATCGACACTGCACATGGTCATTCTAAAGGAGTGACTGATACAGTTCGCGAAATTAGGGAAGCTTATCCTAATTTAAATATTATTGCAGGTAATGTGGCAACAGCCGATGCCACTCGGGAATTAATTCTTGCAGGTGCTGATATTGTAAAAGTAGGTATTGGACCAGGTTCTATTTGTACAACAAGGGTGGTTGCTGGGGTTGGTGTTCCACAAATTACTGCTATATACGACTGTGCGACAGAAGCAAGAAAACATGGAAAGGCAATTATTGCTGATGGGGGAATAAAATACTCCGGAGACATCGTTAAGGCATTGGCTGCTGGTGGGCATGTAGTCATGTTAGGAAGTTTACTTGCAGGAACATCTGAAAGTCCTGGAGAAACTGAAATATTCCAAGGACGTCGTTTTAAAGTATACCGTGGGATGGGATCAGTTTCTGCAATGGAACAAGGTTCTAAAGATCGTTATTTTCAGGAAGACGCGAAAAAGTTTGTTCCTGAAGGTATTGAAGGCCGACTTCCATATAAAGGTCCACTTTCAGATGTGATTTTCCAGTTACTGGGTGGTATTCGTTCTGGAATGGGATACTGTGGAACGCAGGATTTGCAGTCATTACGTGATGAAGCTCAATTTATCAAGATGACTGGTGCCGGATTACGAGAAAGTCATCCACATGACATACAAATCACAAAGGAAGCACCAAATTATTCCTTATCATAA
- a CDS encoding serine hydrolase: MKNTRLKKFIAFIMAFSLIFGIIQLPKKALAAEDVLDVHADGAILVEASTGKVLYAKNADTALGIASMSKMMTEYILLDSIKKGKVKWDQEYTPSDYVQKISHDTNLSNVPLRKDMKYKIKNLYQAMAIYSANAATIAIAETIAGSETNFVKLMNEKAKELGLKDYKFVNSTGLNNKDLKGMQPKGSGPTDENIMSARATAKLASHLINDFPEVLKTSSIPKAKFHAGPGEDINMENWNWMLPTLVYGTKDSGVDGLKTGTTDFAGYCFTGTAQKNGMRVITVVLNATNGKGQGGYKARFDETRKMMDYAFANFSVKEVFPKGYKVKKHESIPVVKGKEKKVNIQTQNPLEIVIKNGEEKLYKPSFNIDKDKLNKSGDLTAPVKKGEKIGTLTAEYSGKNDFGYLDGHKYATVNVVTADKVEKANWFVLMMRGIGGFFSDVWGGITSTVKGWF; encoded by the coding sequence GTGAAGAATACGAGATTAAAAAAATTTATAGCCTTTATAATGGCTTTTTCATTGATATTTGGTATTATACAATTGCCTAAAAAGGCGTTAGCTGCAGAAGATGTATTAGATGTTCATGCGGATGGAGCAATTTTAGTAGAAGCTAGTACGGGGAAAGTATTATATGCAAAAAATGCAGATACAGCACTAGGTATCGCCTCAATGTCTAAAATGATGACTGAATATATCCTTTTGGATTCAATAAAAAAAGGAAAAGTGAAATGGGATCAAGAGTATACTCCAAGTGACTATGTTCAAAAGATTTCACATGATACAAATCTATCAAATGTTCCGTTAAGAAAAGATATGAAATATAAAATTAAGAATCTATACCAAGCTATGGCGATTTACTCAGCTAATGCTGCTACGATCGCAATTGCAGAAACAATTGCTGGATCAGAAACAAATTTTGTTAAGCTTATGAATGAAAAAGCAAAAGAATTGGGTCTAAAAGATTATAAGTTTGTTAATAGTACTGGACTTAATAATAAAGATTTAAAAGGAATGCAACCGAAGGGATCGGGTCCAACAGACGAAAACATTATGTCTGCTAGAGCTACCGCAAAATTAGCATCCCATTTAATTAATGATTTTCCGGAGGTATTGAAAACATCTAGTATTCCGAAAGCAAAATTCCATGCAGGTCCGGGCGAAGATATCAACATGGAGAATTGGAATTGGATGCTCCCTACACTAGTTTATGGAACGAAGGATAGTGGTGTAGATGGTCTAAAAACTGGAACAACTGATTTTGCAGGATATTGTTTTACAGGTACAGCTCAAAAAAATGGCATGCGTGTAATTACTGTTGTGCTAAATGCAACAAACGGAAAAGGTCAAGGTGGATATAAAGCAAGATTTGATGAAACAAGAAAAATGATGGATTATGCCTTTGCGAATTTTTCTGTCAAAGAAGTTTTTCCAAAAGGATATAAAGTTAAAAAACATGAATCAATTCCTGTAGTAAAAGGAAAGGAAAAGAAAGTTAACATTCAAACACAAAATCCATTAGAAATTGTTATTAAAAATGGTGAAGAGAAGCTTTATAAGCCTTCTTTTAATATTGATAAGGACAAGCTTAATAAATCTGGTGATCTAACAGCACCTGTTAAAAAAGGCGAAAAGATCGGAACGCTGACTGCGGAATATAGTGGCAAAAATGATTTTGGTTATTTGGATGGTCATAAATATGCTACTGTAAATGTTGTTACTGCAGATAAAGTTGAGAAGGCAAATTGGTTTGTATTGATGATGCGTGGGATTGGCGGTTTTTTTTCTGATGTTTGGGGTGGAATTACTTCAACGGTAAAAGGCTGGTTTTAA
- a CDS encoding YaaC family protein, translating to MQDIWQKLTYFHSAETTQKFLHHCYKESLNEKADIKSYENCYPFIYYLQHGELYYDQAAKAPMAIKPVLLFYGLIHLIKACLLSVDPNYPETTSVLAHGVSSRKRKKQQYQFSNDEIKIQKLGLCTHFAKQMFHVERLDGEKIIMKDLLEQIPELDEYFLFNQQPNMFIVHKLDQTFTIPITILDKYHLTLDSFIRFIKQRNCLEIQKVFTEGKNIILQTDLDSSPLLPFRFHLFKQEYCLPFKQSNYIYYPELVVHYLLLYNLSMIARYETEWWCELLKTTPTNDYSLIKGFLSITAQKVPYLVYQYLSKKR from the coding sequence TTGCAAGATATTTGGCAAAAACTAACATATTTCCATTCTGCTGAAACTACTCAAAAGTTTTTGCATCATTGTTACAAAGAATCACTTAATGAAAAAGCCGATATAAAGAGCTATGAAAATTGCTATCCTTTTATTTATTATTTACAACATGGGGAACTTTATTATGACCAAGCAGCAAAGGCGCCCATGGCTATAAAACCAGTATTACTTTTTTATGGTCTTATCCATCTAATAAAGGCATGTCTACTTTCTGTAGACCCAAATTATCCTGAAACAACTTCAGTATTAGCCCATGGCGTATCTTCGAGAAAGAGAAAAAAGCAACAATATCAATTTAGTAATGATGAAATAAAGATTCAAAAACTAGGATTGTGTACTCACTTTGCAAAACAAATGTTTCACGTGGAACGACTGGATGGAGAAAAAATAATTATGAAGGATTTATTAGAACAAATTCCCGAGTTGGATGAATATTTTTTATTTAACCAGCAGCCTAATATGTTTATTGTACATAAACTTGATCAAACCTTTACGATTCCAATTACTATATTAGACAAGTATCACCTTACTTTAGACAGTTTTATCCGATTTATAAAACAAAGAAACTGTTTAGAAATACAAAAAGTATTTACGGAAGGGAAAAATATCATTTTACAAACAGATTTAGACTCTAGTCCATTACTTCCCTTTCGATTCCATTTATTTAAACAAGAATATTGTTTGCCTTTCAAGCAATCGAATTATATATATTATCCGGAACTAGTCGTACATTATTTATTGCTATATAACTTAAGTATGATTGCTAGGTATGAAACTGAATGGTGGTGTGAACTTTTAAAAACAACACCAACTAATGATTATTCTTTAATAAAAGGCTTTTTATCGATAACTGCCCAAAAAGTGCCCTATCTAGTTTATCAATATTTAAGTAAAAAAAGGTAA